The following are encoded together in the bacterium genome:
- a CDS encoding AsmA family protein, which produces MANKRKIALFAAGGIFALLILAAVALVLFVDVNTLKPRLEAAFSDALGMEVRIGGRLGIGLFPGFRITVEDLRIRNRGADVASAKKAFLGIELPPLLHKEIRVVKIKMREPRISIDQDRDGKFNFETPEGEAGRKTAEGAKGMRFSLDVAKISLSDAALFYAEKKTGEALEAGVFNLEVSRLQLTGEKSPDLPKHLSFAAEFACKEFRKGSLAVSDLKLRIEGKDGLYKIHPVTVARLVYSGPGGKMEADRIALGVDNLAVGGDGKADFFRRISFSGTAGIGEVRTEGLVVSDLKSAVTGKDGILDLHPVTMRLFGGHGSGSLRADLSGAAPHYRVRYTLSKFRIEAFLKGLSPKKAAEGPMDLSATLSMRGKTANEMKRTADGEVSLRGENLTLDGVDLDKVFNRYEASQSFNLVDVGAFFIAGPFAPLITKGYNFASLFRGSGGSSRIRTLISHWRVERGVAQAKDVAMATNQHRVALVGSLDFPNERFNDVTVAVIDGKGCVKVRQRIRGSFLKPEVEKVNVIQTVAGPVLKLFKQAKKILGGKCEVFYAGSVAPP; this is translated from the coding sequence ATGGCCAACAAACGGAAAATCGCCCTTTTCGCGGCCGGGGGGATCTTTGCGCTTCTCATCCTGGCGGCGGTCGCGCTGGTTCTCTTCGTGGATGTGAACACGCTCAAGCCCCGGCTGGAGGCGGCCTTCTCCGACGCACTGGGGATGGAGGTCCGCATCGGCGGCAGGCTGGGGATCGGCCTCTTCCCGGGCTTCCGTATCACGGTGGAGGATCTGCGCATCCGGAACCGGGGGGCGGACGTCGCCTCCGCGAAGAAGGCCTTCCTCGGAATCGAGCTTCCCCCCCTCCTCCACAAGGAAATCCGGGTTGTAAAGATAAAGATGAGGGAGCCCCGGATCTCCATCGACCAGGACCGCGACGGAAAATTCAACTTCGAAACACCGGAGGGGGAAGCCGGGAGGAAGACCGCCGAGGGGGCCAAGGGGATGCGATTCTCCCTGGACGTGGCGAAAATTTCCCTCTCGGACGCCGCCCTCTTCTATGCGGAGAAAAAAACCGGGGAAGCACTCGAAGCCGGGGTCTTCAACCTGGAAGTGAGCCGCCTGCAGCTCACCGGAGAGAAGAGCCCGGACCTCCCGAAGCACCTTTCCTTTGCGGCGGAGTTCGCCTGCAAGGAGTTCCGCAAGGGGAGCCTGGCGGTCTCGGACCTGAAACTCCGGATCGAGGGGAAGGACGGACTGTATAAGATTCACCCCGTCACGGTGGCCCGGCTCGTCTATTCCGGACCCGGCGGGAAAATGGAGGCGGACCGGATCGCCCTGGGCGTGGACAACCTCGCCGTCGGGGGCGACGGCAAGGCCGACTTTTTCCGCAGGATTTCATTTTCGGGGACCGCCGGGATCGGGGAGGTCAGGACAGAGGGCCTCGTCGTCTCCGACCTGAAGTCCGCCGTGACCGGGAAGGACGGCATCCTCGATCTCCATCCGGTCACGATGCGCCTCTTCGGAGGGCATGGGTCGGGGAGCCTCCGGGCGGACCTTTCGGGCGCCGCCCCCCATTACCGCGTCCGCTACACCCTGTCGAAGTTCCGCATCGAGGCGTTCCTCAAGGGCCTGTCGCCGAAGAAGGCCGCGGAAGGGCCGATGGACCTCTCCGCCACCTTGTCGATGCGGGGAAAGACAGCGAACGAGATGAAGCGGACCGCGGACGGCGAGGTCTCCCTTCGTGGCGAGAACCTGACGCTCGACGGCGTCGACCTCGACAAGGTGTTCAACCGATACGAGGCCAGCCAGAGCTTCAACCTCGTCGACGTGGGCGCCTTCTTCATCGCCGGCCCCTTCGCCCCGCTCATCACGAAGGGATATAACTTCGCGAGCCTTTTCCGGGGGTCCGGCGGCAGCAGCAGGATCCGGACGCTCATCTCCCACTGGAGAGTGGAACGCGGCGTTGCCCAGGCGAAGGACGTGGCGATGGCGACGAACCAGCACCGGGTCGCGCTCGTCGGAAGTCTCGATTTCCCCAACGAACGGTTCAACGATGTCACCGTGGCGGTGATCGACGGGAAGGGATGCGTCAAGGTGCGCCAGAGGATCCGCGGCTCTTTCCTGAAACCGGAGGTGGAAAAGGTGAACGTCATCCAGACCGTCGCGGGGCCGGTGCTCAAGCTGTTCAAGCAGGCGAAAAAAATCCTTGGGGGGAAGTGCGAAGTGTTCTACGCCGGCTCGGTGGCCCCGCCGTAA